In Ascaphus truei isolate aAscTru1 chromosome 5, aAscTru1.hap1, whole genome shotgun sequence, one genomic interval encodes:
- the ETF1 gene encoding eukaryotic peptide chain release factor subunit 1 — protein sequence MADDPSAADRNVEIWKIKKLIKSLEAARGNGTSMISLIIPPKDQISRVAKMLADEFGTASNIKSRVNRLSVLGAITSVQQRLKLYNKVPPNGLVVYCGTIVTEEGKEKKVNIDFEPFKPINTSLYLCDNKFHTEALTALLSDDSKFGFIVIDGSGALFGTLQGNTREVLHKFTVDLPKKHGRGGQSALRFARLRMEKRHNYVRKVAETAVQLFVSGDKVNVAGLVLAGSADFKTELSQSDMFDQRLQSKVLKLVDISYGGENGFNQAIELSTEVLSNVKFIQEKKLIGRYFDEISQDTGKYCFGVEDTLKALEMGAVEILIVYENLDIMRYVLRCSGSEEDKILYLTPEQEKDKSHFTDKETGQEHELIESMPLLEWFANNYKKFGATLEIVTDKSQEGSQFVKGFGGIGGILRYRVDFQGMDYSGGDDEFFDLDDY from the exons atgGCGGACGATCCGAGTGCTGCAGATAGGAACGTGGAAATCTGGAAGATCAAGAAGCTGATCAAGAGCTTGGAAGCAGCCAGAGG CAATGGTACCAGTATGATTTCGCTGATCATTCCTCCCAAAGACCAGATTTCACGAGTGGCAAAGATGTTGGCAGATGAGTTTGGGACGGCATCAAACATAAAGTCTCGAGTGAATCGCCTCTCTGTACTGGGAGCAATTACTTCTGTCCAACAAAGACTTAAACTCTATAATAAAG TACCCCCAAATGGTCTAGTTGTTTACTGTGGAACAATAGTAACagaagaaggaaaagaaaagaaagtcaACATTGATTTTGAGCCTTTCAAACCAATCAATACATCTTTGTATTTGTGTGACAACAAATTTCATACAGAG GCTCTCACGGCTCTCCTTTCTGACGATAGCAAGTTTGGATTCATTGTAATAGATGGTAGCGGAGCACTTTTTGGCACTCTTCAAGGAAATACAAGAGAAGTGTTACACAAATTCACTGTGGATCTCCCAAAGAAGCATG GTAGAGGAGGGCAGTCTGCCTTACGTTTTGCCCGTCTGAGAATGGAAAAACGGCACAACTATGTCAGGAAAGTAGCTGAGACAGCGGTGCAGCTCTTCGTCTCTGGTGATAAGGTGAATGTAGCTGGTCTTGTGTTGGCTGGGTCAGCGGACTTCAAAACTGAGCTCAGTCAATCAGACATGTTTGATCAG AGATTGCAATCCAAAGTTTTGAAGCTAGTGGATATATCGTATGGTGGCGAAAATGGTTTTAATCAAGCGATTGAGTTGTCAACGGAGGTCCTTTCTAATGTGAAATTTATTCAAGAGAAGAAACTAATAG GGAGATACTTTGATGAGATCAGCCAGGACACTGGGAAATATTGTTTTGGGGTTGAAGATACGCTGAAGGCCTTGGAAATGGGTGCTGTGGAAATCCTGATAGTGTATGAGAATCTGGATATCATGAGATATGTCTTACGATGCAGTGGATCTGAAG AGGATAAGATTCTTTATTTAACACCCGAGCAAGAAAAGGATAAATCCCACTTCACGGACAAAGAG ACTGGACAGGAGCATGAATTGATAGAGAGCATGCCGCTACTAGAATGGTTTGCTAATAACTACAAGAAATTTGGAGCAACGTTGGAGATTGTTACAGATAAGTCACAGGAAGGATCACAATTTGTGAAAGGATTTGGTGGAATTGGAG GTATCTTGCGGTACAGAGTAGATTTCCAAGGAATGGATTACAGTGGAGGAGATGATGAATTTTTTGACCTTGATGACTACTAG